In a genomic window of Variovorax paradoxus:
- a CDS encoding DoxX family protein, with product MFKSDDTGKLILRVALGIFILLHGIAKVTKGVDGIGGMLASHGLPSVLAYLVYVGEIVAPVLLIIGLYTRPAAAIVAINMLVAIWLAHRKDLGALNGQGGWALELQGMFLFSAIALAFTGGGRFGLNNK from the coding sequence ATGTTCAAGTCCGACGACACCGGCAAGCTCATTCTTCGCGTCGCCCTGGGCATCTTCATCCTGCTGCATGGCATCGCCAAGGTGACCAAGGGCGTCGACGGCATCGGCGGCATGCTGGCCTCGCATGGACTGCCGAGCGTGCTGGCCTACCTGGTCTACGTGGGCGAGATCGTCGCGCCGGTGCTGCTGATCATCGGCCTGTACACGCGGCCCGCGGCCGCGATCGTGGCGATCAACATGCTGGTGGCGATCTGGCTGGCGCACCGCAAGGACCTCGGCGCCCTCAACGGCCAGGGTGGCTGGGCGCTCGAACTGCAGGGCATGTTCCTGTTCTCGGCCATCGCGCTCGCGTTCACTGGCGGCGGCCGCTTCGGGCTCAACAACAAGTAG
- a CDS encoding peptide deformylase — MAIHEILKMGDPRLLRIAQPVTAFDTDELHLLVRDMFETMHAVNGAGLAAPQIGVDLQLVIFGTDVVNPRYPDAPPVPRTVLLNPVITPIGEAEEEGWEGCLSVPGLRGVVPRFSNIRYTGFDPYGDPIDRTASGFHARVVQHEVDHLLGKLYPMRVRDFARFGYTEVLFPGLDAADDD; from the coding sequence ATGGCCATCCACGAAATCCTCAAGATGGGCGACCCGCGCCTGCTGCGCATCGCGCAGCCGGTCACCGCCTTCGACACCGACGAACTGCACCTGCTGGTGCGCGACATGTTCGAGACCATGCATGCCGTCAACGGCGCCGGCCTCGCGGCGCCGCAGATCGGCGTCGACCTGCAGCTGGTGATCTTCGGCACCGACGTCGTGAACCCGCGCTATCCCGATGCACCACCGGTGCCGCGCACCGTGCTGCTGAACCCCGTGATCACGCCGATCGGCGAGGCCGAGGAAGAGGGCTGGGAAGGCTGCCTGTCGGTGCCCGGCCTGCGCGGCGTGGTGCCGCGCTTCTCGAACATCCGCTACACGGGCTTCGATCCCTATGGCGATCCGATCGACCGCACGGCCAGCGGCTTCCACGCGCGCGTGGTGCAGCACGAGGTCGACCACCTGCTGGGCAAGCTCTATCCGATGCGGGTGCGCGACTTCGCGCGCTTCGGCTACACCGAGGTCCTGTTCCCGGGCCTCGATGCGGCCGATGACGATTGA
- the ligA gene encoding NAD-dependent DNA ligase LigA — MTTRDEAAREAADLSEKLHHNAHLYYVLDAPALPDAEYDRMFQRLQAIEAEFPELRTPDSPTQRVGGKVLDGFVKVRHKVPMLSIRTETDITPGGASSFDARVRRELGLAEDGPQIAYVCELKFDGLAMNLRYEHGVLVQAATRGDGEVGEEVTQNIRTVREIPLRLKGNAPPVVEVRGEVYMKRADFEALNERQRQRIAAGQKNEKVFVNPRNAAAGAVRQLDPAIAAERPLSFFAYGLGEVTPPAEGGPDCPTQFDWLQQFHAWGFPVAIQTARATGAIELIAFHENIGRQRDSLPYDIDGVVYKVDSVELQRQLGFVSREPRWAVAHKYPAQEQVTEVLGIEVQVGRTGKLTPVAKLAPVFVGGVTVTNATLHNEDEARRKDVRVGDRVIVRRAGDVIPEVVGVTPESLARPEGERGAIFTMPRKCPVCGSDAVREEGEADYRCTGGLFCGAQRKEAILHFAARRAVYVDGLGDKLVEQMVDANLIRTLPDLYKLGFTTLAGLERMADKSAQNLVDALEASKKTTLPRFLFGLGIRHVGESTAKDLAKHFGKLDAIMDASEELLLEVNDVGPVVAQSLRTFFDQPHNREVVEQLRACGLNWEEGEPAARAPKPLAGLTFVITGTLPTLSRDEAKDKLESAGAKVAGSVSKKTHYLVAGEEAGSKLDKAREIGVEVIDEARMLDILANGVPPAAE, encoded by the coding sequence ATGACCACGCGCGACGAAGCGGCCCGCGAAGCCGCCGACCTGAGCGAGAAGCTCCACCACAACGCCCATCTCTACTACGTGCTCGACGCGCCCGCGCTGCCTGATGCCGAGTACGACCGGATGTTCCAGCGGCTGCAGGCGATCGAGGCCGAGTTCCCCGAGCTGCGCACGCCCGATTCGCCGACGCAGCGCGTGGGCGGCAAGGTGCTCGACGGCTTCGTCAAGGTGCGCCACAAGGTGCCGATGCTCTCGATCCGCACCGAGACCGACATCACGCCCGGCGGCGCCAGCAGCTTCGACGCGCGCGTGCGGCGCGAGCTCGGCCTGGCCGAGGACGGTCCGCAGATCGCCTACGTCTGCGAGCTCAAGTTCGACGGACTCGCGATGAACCTGCGCTACGAGCACGGCGTGCTGGTGCAGGCCGCCACGCGCGGCGACGGCGAGGTCGGCGAGGAGGTCACGCAGAACATCCGCACCGTGCGCGAGATCCCGCTGCGCTTGAAGGGCAACGCACCGCCGGTGGTCGAGGTGCGCGGCGAGGTCTACATGAAGCGCGCCGACTTCGAGGCGCTCAACGAGCGCCAGCGGCAGAGGATCGCGGCCGGCCAGAAGAACGAGAAGGTGTTCGTGAACCCGCGCAACGCGGCGGCGGGCGCGGTGCGCCAGCTCGACCCCGCGATCGCCGCCGAGCGGCCGCTGAGCTTCTTCGCCTACGGCCTCGGCGAGGTCACGCCGCCGGCCGAGGGCGGGCCCGACTGCCCGACCCAGTTCGACTGGCTGCAGCAGTTCCATGCCTGGGGCTTCCCGGTGGCGATACAGACCGCGCGCGCGACCGGCGCGATCGAGCTGATCGCGTTCCACGAGAACATCGGGCGCCAGCGCGACAGCCTGCCCTACGACATCGACGGCGTGGTCTACAAGGTCGACAGCGTCGAGCTGCAGCGCCAGCTCGGCTTCGTCTCGCGCGAGCCGCGCTGGGCGGTGGCGCACAAGTACCCGGCGCAGGAACAGGTCACCGAGGTGCTCGGCATCGAGGTGCAGGTGGGACGCACCGGCAAGCTGACCCCGGTGGCCAAGCTGGCGCCGGTGTTCGTCGGCGGCGTGACCGTGACCAATGCCACCCTGCACAACGAGGACGAGGCACGCCGCAAGGACGTGCGCGTGGGCGATCGCGTGATCGTGCGCCGCGCGGGCGACGTGATCCCCGAGGTGGTGGGCGTCACGCCCGAGAGCCTGGCGCGGCCCGAGGGCGAGCGCGGCGCCATCTTCACCATGCCGCGCAAGTGCCCGGTCTGCGGCTCGGATGCCGTGCGCGAGGAGGGCGAGGCCGACTACCGCTGCACCGGCGGGCTGTTCTGCGGTGCCCAGCGCAAGGAGGCGATCCTGCATTTCGCGGCGCGGCGCGCGGTCTACGTCGACGGGCTCGGCGACAAGCTGGTCGAGCAGATGGTCGATGCCAACCTGATCCGCACCTTGCCCGATCTCTACAAGCTGGGCTTCACCACGCTGGCGGGGCTGGAGCGCATGGCCGACAAGTCGGCGCAGAACCTGGTCGACGCGCTCGAGGCCTCGAAGAAGACCACGCTGCCGCGCTTCCTGTTCGGCCTGGGCATCCGCCATGTGGGCGAGAGCACCGCCAAGGACCTGGCCAAGCATTTCGGCAAGCTCGACGCGATCATGGACGCGAGCGAGGAACTGCTGCTCGAGGTCAACGACGTCGGCCCGGTGGTGGCGCAGAGCCTGCGCACCTTCTTCGACCAGCCGCACAACCGCGAGGTGGTCGAGCAGTTGCGTGCCTGCGGATTGAATTGGGAGGAGGGCGAGCCCGCGGCGCGCGCGCCCAAGCCGCTGGCGGGACTGACCTTCGTCATCACCGGTACCCTTCCTACGCTGAGCCGCGACGAGGCGAAGGACAAACTGGAATCGGCTGGCGCCAAGGTGGCCGGCTCGGTCAGCAAGAAGACCCACTACCTGGTGGCCGGCGAGGAAGCCGGCAGCAAGCTCGACAAGGCGCGCGAGATCGGCGTCGAGGTGATCGACGAGGCACGTATGCTGGACATACTGGCCAACGGCGTGCCTCCGGCCGCGGAATGA
- a CDS encoding cell division protein FtsZ has translation MSNLTLALAILGGLVLAAVIGYDALRSRRNAPRQPDAADGEPADAQRAPSEDGYEPVMHIDPRQVPTHDRHEPLFDPDLPAPGTLPVPTGERRGGLDPLIDVIAPISLDGLASGDAAIAAMPPTRRAGSKPVAIEGLNEHSRQWEPPVPGQRYGAFQVGVQLANRTGALNEIEYSEFVVKAQAFADALNGAPEFPEMLDEVARARELDQFASAHDAQLGFVLRALHAAWSPGYVQQNAARLGFVAGIIPGRMVLPTSELGLPPILGLAFDTQAALADDPAQSAIRELSLSLDVPQVDRGEQPFTRMREIAATLAREMDGVVTDSDGQLLRDETMDAIGADLEQLYDTLDARDLAAGSPLARRLFS, from the coding sequence ATGAGCAATCTCACGCTTGCCCTGGCCATCCTCGGTGGCCTCGTCCTCGCGGCCGTGATCGGCTACGACGCCCTGCGCTCGCGCCGCAACGCACCGCGCCAGCCCGATGCCGCCGATGGCGAACCGGCCGATGCGCAGCGCGCACCGTCCGAAGACGGCTACGAGCCGGTGATGCACATCGATCCGCGCCAGGTGCCGACGCACGACCGGCACGAACCGCTGTTCGATCCTGACCTGCCGGCGCCCGGCACGCTGCCGGTGCCCACGGGCGAACGGCGCGGCGGGCTCGATCCGCTGATCGACGTGATCGCGCCGATTTCGCTCGACGGCCTGGCCTCGGGCGATGCCGCGATCGCCGCCATGCCGCCCACGCGCCGCGCGGGCAGCAAGCCGGTCGCCATCGAGGGCCTGAACGAGCACTCGCGCCAATGGGAGCCGCCCGTGCCGGGACAGCGCTACGGCGCGTTCCAGGTCGGCGTGCAGCTGGCCAACCGCACCGGCGCGCTCAACGAGATCGAGTATTCGGAGTTCGTGGTCAAGGCGCAGGCCTTCGCCGACGCGCTGAACGGCGCGCCCGAATTTCCCGAGATGCTCGACGAGGTGGCGCGCGCGCGCGAGCTCGACCAGTTCGCCAGCGCGCACGATGCGCAGCTGGGCTTCGTGCTGCGCGCGCTGCATGCGGCCTGGAGCCCGGGCTACGTGCAGCAGAACGCCGCGCGGCTGGGCTTCGTGGCCGGCATCATCCCGGGCCGCATGGTGCTGCCGACCAGCGAGCTGGGCCTGCCGCCGATCCTCGGCCTGGCCTTCGACACCCAGGCCGCGCTGGCCGACGATCCGGCGCAGTCGGCCATTCGCGAACTGAGCCTGAGCCTTGACGTGCCGCAGGTCGACCGCGGCGAGCAGCCCTTCACGCGCATGCGCGAGATCGCCGCCACGTTGGCGCGCGAGATGGACGGCGTGGTGACCGACAGCGACGGCCAGCTGCTGCGCGACGAGACCATGGACGCCATCGGCGCCGACCTCGAGCAGCTCTACGACACGCTCGACGCGCGCGACCTCGCGGCGGGCTCGCCGCTGGCGCGCCGGCTGTTCAGCTAA
- the smc gene encoding chromosome segregation protein SMC, which yields MRLNSIKLSGFKSFAEPTNFLLPGQLVGVVGPNGCGKSNIMDAVRWVLGESRASELRGESMQDVIFNGTTTRKQASRSSVELVFDNADHRAGGQWNQFGEIAVRRVLTRDGTSSYFINNQPVRRRDVQDVFLGTGLGPRAYAIIGQGTISRIIESKPEELRLFLEEAAGVSKYKERRRETENRLGDTRENLTRVEDILRELNANLEKLEKQAEVAARYNALQGDATRKQHQLWFLKRAESESDKARIKAESEKAINDLESRTADLRHIENELETVRQAHYGAGDLVNQAQGKLYEASAEVGRLEGEIRFVVEGRQRVEQRLVQLREQIAQWDNRRVEAEAEIETLAGQGVDAEEQAVLLAAQLEEHDARMPELEEAQQRAQDQANAQRTAVVQVQQQIQVLAADQRNIEEQSRQLNQRSERLRADQKALAAPDEAKLVAMQEQLEAAQEAASEADARLQDLQEAVPRLDDDRRTRQQAVNSEGARHAELSARLEALRALQEKVKTDGKLAPWLAKHGLDGLQGLWSRIHIEQGWENALESALRERLGALEVSRLDMVRAFANDAPPAKLAFYNPPVAGVPEGAASLPRLSSLLRLNDAGQQALLADWLHGCYTAASFEEALAQRGTLQPGETIYVQSGHAVSSHGVNFYAPDSEQAGLLARQQEMENLDRQLRAQALISEDARAALVRAEAAYADAAQRLVSARREAADTQSRAHELQVETLRLTQLAEQTRARSEQLAADLGEVDAQLEELQERRIAAEGRFEELDMQLADSQERHAELDERVIEAGRALTASREQHRSLERQAQEATFAQRTLEARRGELNRSIETASQQTVALADEDERARGELSRLSDAAAQAGLQDALALKLERETALGAARSQYDDLTLKLRASDERRLQLERELDPLRQRITEFQLKEQASRLGFEQYEQLLADAGADLEAIALSIETDKVRLAGLQGEIDRLNREVVALGAVNLAALDELAVASERKVFLDAQSTDLNEAITTLEDAIRKIDAETRDLLGGTFKTVNEHFSRMFPELFGGGNAKLMMTGDEILDSGVQVMAQPPGKKNQTIHLLSGGEKALTAIALVFAIFQLNPAPFCLLDEVDAPLDDANTERYAKLVTAMSRETQFLFISHNKIAMEMAEQLIGVTMQEQGVSRIVAVDMEAAASMVEAA from the coding sequence GTGCGTCTCAATTCCATCAAGCTCTCGGGCTTCAAGTCGTTCGCCGAACCCACCAACTTCCTGCTGCCGGGCCAACTGGTCGGGGTGGTCGGGCCCAACGGTTGCGGCAAGTCGAACATCATGGATGCGGTGCGCTGGGTGCTGGGCGAGTCGCGTGCCTCGGAACTGCGTGGCGAGTCGATGCAGGACGTGATCTTCAACGGCACGACCACGCGCAAGCAGGCCAGCCGCTCGAGCGTGGAACTGGTGTTCGACAACGCCGACCACCGCGCCGGCGGCCAGTGGAACCAGTTCGGCGAGATCGCGGTGCGGCGCGTGCTCACGCGCGACGGCACCAGCAGCTACTTCATCAACAACCAGCCGGTGCGCCGGCGCGACGTCCAGGACGTGTTCCTCGGCACCGGCCTGGGCCCGCGCGCCTACGCCATCATCGGCCAGGGCACGATCAGCCGGATCATCGAATCGAAGCCCGAGGAACTGCGCCTGTTCCTCGAGGAGGCCGCGGGCGTCTCGAAGTACAAGGAACGCCGCCGCGAGACCGAGAACCGCCTGGGAGACACGCGCGAGAACCTGACCCGGGTCGAGGACATCCTGCGCGAGCTCAACGCCAACCTCGAGAAGCTCGAGAAGCAGGCCGAGGTGGCCGCGCGCTACAACGCGCTGCAGGGCGACGCCACCAGGAAGCAGCATCAGCTGTGGTTCCTCAAGCGCGCCGAGAGCGAGAGCGACAAGGCGCGCATCAAGGCCGAGTCCGAGAAGGCGATCAACGACCTCGAGTCGCGCACCGCCGACCTGCGCCACATCGAGAACGAACTCGAAACCGTGCGCCAGGCCCACTACGGCGCCGGCGACCTGGTCAACCAGGCCCAGGGCAAGCTCTACGAAGCCAGCGCCGAGGTCGGCCGGCTCGAGGGCGAGATCCGCTTCGTGGTCGAGGGCCGCCAGCGCGTGGAGCAGCGGCTGGTGCAGCTGCGCGAGCAGATCGCGCAGTGGGACAACCGCCGCGTCGAGGCCGAGGCCGAGATCGAGACGCTGGCCGGGCAGGGCGTGGACGCCGAGGAGCAGGCCGTGCTGCTGGCGGCCCAGCTCGAGGAGCACGACGCGCGCATGCCCGAACTCGAGGAAGCGCAGCAGCGGGCGCAGGACCAGGCCAACGCGCAGCGCACGGCCGTGGTGCAGGTGCAGCAGCAGATCCAGGTGCTGGCGGCCGACCAGCGCAACATCGAGGAGCAGTCGCGCCAGCTCAACCAGCGCAGCGAGCGGCTGCGCGCCGACCAGAAGGCGCTGGCCGCGCCCGACGAGGCGAAGCTGGTGGCGATGCAGGAGCAGCTCGAGGCCGCGCAGGAAGCGGCCAGCGAGGCCGATGCGCGGCTGCAGGACCTGCAGGAAGCGGTGCCGCGGCTCGACGACGACCGCCGCACGCGCCAGCAGGCGGTGAACAGCGAGGGTGCGCGCCATGCCGAGCTGTCGGCGCGGCTCGAGGCGCTGCGCGCGCTGCAGGAGAAGGTCAAGACCGACGGCAAGCTCGCGCCCTGGCTGGCCAAGCACGGGCTCGACGGCCTGCAGGGCCTGTGGAGCCGCATCCACATCGAACAGGGCTGGGAGAACGCGCTCGAGTCCGCGCTGCGCGAGCGCCTGGGCGCGCTCGAGGTCAGCCGGCTCGACATGGTCCGCGCCTTCGCCAACGACGCGCCGCCGGCCAAGCTGGCCTTCTACAACCCGCCGGTCGCCGGTGTGCCCGAAGGCGCCGCCAGCCTGCCGCGACTGTCGAGCCTGCTGCGCCTCAACGACGCGGGCCAGCAGGCGCTGCTGGCCGACTGGCTGCACGGCTGCTACACCGCCGCGAGCTTCGAGGAGGCGCTGGCCCAGCGCGGCACGCTGCAGCCCGGCGAGACGATCTACGTGCAGAGCGGCCACGCGGTCAGTTCGCACGGTGTCAACTTCTACGCCCCCGATTCCGAACAGGCCGGCCTGCTGGCGCGCCAGCAGGAGATGGAGAACCTCGACCGCCAGCTGCGTGCCCAGGCGCTGATCAGCGAGGACGCCCGTGCCGCGCTGGTGCGCGCCGAGGCCGCCTATGCCGACGCCGCCCAGCGGCTGGTGTCGGCGCGGCGCGAAGCCGCCGACACGCAGTCGCGCGCGCACGAGCTGCAGGTCGAGACCCTGCGCCTCACGCAGTTGGCCGAACAGACCCGCGCGCGCAGCGAGCAGCTCGCGGCCGACCTCGGCGAGGTCGACGCCCAGCTCGAGGAGCTGCAGGAGCGCCGCATCGCCGCCGAAGGCCGCTTCGAGGAGCTCGACATGCAGCTGGCCGACAGCCAGGAGCGCCATGCCGAGCTCGACGAGCGCGTGATCGAGGCCGGCCGCGCGCTGACCGCCAGCCGCGAGCAGCACCGCAGCCTCGAACGCCAGGCGCAGGAAGCCACCTTCGCGCAGCGCACGCTCGAGGCGCGCCGCGGCGAACTCAACCGATCGATCGAGACCGCCTCGCAGCAAACGGTGGCACTGGCCGACGAGGACGAACGCGCCCGTGGCGAACTGAGCCGGCTGTCGGATGCCGCCGCCCAGGCCGGGCTGCAGGACGCGCTCGCGCTCAAGCTCGAGCGCGAGACCGCGCTGGGCGCCGCGCGCAGCCAGTACGACGACCTCACGCTCAAGCTGCGCGCCAGCGACGAACGCCGGCTGCAGCTCGAGCGCGAACTCGATCCGCTGCGCCAGCGCATCACCGAATTCCAGCTCAAGGAACAGGCCTCGCGCCTGGGCTTCGAGCAGTACGAGCAGCTGCTGGCCGATGCCGGCGCCGACCTCGAGGCCATCGCGCTCTCGATCGAGACCGACAAGGTGCGACTGGCCGGCCTGCAGGGCGAGATCGACCGCCTGAACCGCGAGGTGGTGGCGCTCGGCGCGGTCAACCTCGCGGCGCTCGACGAGCTCGCGGTGGCGAGCGAGCGCAAGGTCTTCCTCGATGCGCAATCGACCGACCTCAACGAGGCGATCACCACGCTCGAGGACGCCATCCGCAAGATCGACGCCGAAACGCGCGACCTGCTCGGCGGCACCTTCAAGACCGTGAACGAGCACTTCAGCCGCATGTTCCCCGAGCTGTTCGGCGGCGGCAACGCCAAGCTGATGATGACCGGCGACGAGATCCTCGATTCCGGCGTGCAGGTGATGGCGCAGCCGCCCGGCAAGAAGAACCAGACCATCCACCTGCTGTCGGGTGGCGAGAAGGCGCTGACCGCGATCGCGCTGGTGTTCGCGATCTTCCAACTCAATCCCGCGCCGTTCTGCCTGCTGGACGAAGTGGATGCGCCGCTGGACGACGCCAACACCGAGCGCTACGCCAAACTCGTGACCGCCATGAGCCGCGAAACCCAGTTCCTCTTCATCAGCCACAACAAGATCGCCATGGAAATGGCCGAGCAACTGATCGGCGTGACCATGCAGGAGCAGGGCGTCTCGCGCATCGTCGCGGTCGACATGGAAGCGGCGGCCTCGATGGTCGAGGCAGCCTGA
- a CDS encoding helix-turn-helix domain-containing protein: MTKQELIAALIARREAAGLSGAEIAQRSGLTERSVRNALGPQGNPQMSSLLALVDALGLELQLAPKGFGASASLDTDAGYRPVATRVGTAVAAVAQSPTPPPYPPGEPTRRGSRRRSP; encoded by the coding sequence ATGACCAAGCAGGAACTGATCGCCGCGCTGATCGCCCGCCGCGAGGCCGCCGGCCTCTCCGGGGCCGAGATCGCGCAGCGCTCGGGCCTGACCGAGCGCTCGGTGCGCAACGCGCTCGGGCCGCAGGGCAATCCGCAGATGTCCTCGCTGCTCGCGCTGGTCGATGCGCTGGGGCTCGAGCTGCAGCTGGCGCCCAAGGGCTTCGGTGCCAGTGCCTCGCTCGACACCGATGCCGGGTATCGCCCCGTTGCCACGCGCGTGGGTACCGCGGTGGCCGCCGTGGCGCAGTCCCCCACGCCGCCGCCCTATCCCCCCGGCGAGCCGACCCGGCGCGGCTCGCGCAGGCGCTCGCCATGA
- a CDS encoding type II toxin-antitoxin system HipA family toxin: MNVKILEIALGARRFGKLFQYADLCRFVAEPEIVAAPPAEVLSLSMVANDAASQAALWSDVKNPLFNAQGGQLPRFFQNLLPEGVLRSHIAQLRGCRENDHFELLAACGGDLPGAVSARPVSVDRATLQRLITQDQDALEMSVVELPMPQGISVSGVQPKLGLRRQGGRYVARTRAGASTRVIAKLPVAGRLHMPQLEMLSLRMAAAAGVEVCHAELAPLSAISAEHSYALPDEPEFLAVTRFDRDGARRIHFEDFAQVLGFDPLHKYGGSYLDMALAMRAFPSLGEEAVLELVRRLAVNELLGNPDAHLKNFGVLYPDGASPRFAPAYDIVAYAALQGVEGHALPLLPATGSSAPRRSGLFSPANVRAFCFSAGLHEPQVRRVVSDTARRAREQWPAMIDGATLPAPWKARLQQRLQSHPLLQGMARRGQ, translated from the coding sequence ATGAACGTCAAGATCCTCGAGATCGCGCTCGGCGCGCGCCGCTTCGGCAAGCTGTTCCAGTACGCCGACCTGTGCCGCTTCGTGGCCGAGCCCGAGATCGTCGCGGCGCCGCCGGCCGAGGTGCTGTCGCTGTCGATGGTGGCGAACGACGCCGCCTCGCAGGCGGCTCTGTGGAGCGACGTCAAGAACCCGCTGTTCAACGCCCAGGGCGGTCAGCTACCGCGCTTCTTCCAGAACCTGCTGCCCGAGGGCGTGCTGCGCAGCCACATCGCGCAACTGCGCGGCTGCCGCGAGAACGACCATTTCGAGCTGCTCGCGGCCTGCGGCGGCGACCTGCCGGGCGCGGTGAGCGCGCGCCCGGTGTCGGTGGACCGCGCCACCTTGCAGCGGCTCATCACGCAGGACCAGGACGCGCTCGAGATGTCGGTGGTCGAGCTGCCGATGCCGCAGGGCATCTCGGTGTCGGGCGTGCAGCCCAAGCTGGGCCTGCGCCGCCAGGGCGGGCGCTACGTGGCGCGCACCCGCGCCGGCGCCAGCACGCGCGTGATCGCCAAGCTGCCCGTGGCCGGGCGACTGCACATGCCGCAGCTCGAGATGCTCTCGCTGCGGATGGCGGCCGCCGCGGGCGTCGAGGTCTGCCATGCCGAACTCGCGCCGCTGTCCGCCATCTCGGCCGAACACAGCTACGCCCTGCCCGACGAACCCGAATTCCTCGCGGTCACCCGCTTCGACCGCGACGGTGCGCGCCGCATCCACTTCGAGGACTTCGCGCAGGTGCTGGGCTTCGACCCACTGCACAAGTACGGCGGCAGCTACCTCGACATGGCGCTCGCGATGCGGGCCTTTCCCTCGCTCGGCGAGGAAGCGGTGCTCGAGCTGGTGCGCCGGCTCGCGGTCAACGAACTGCTCGGCAATCCCGATGCGCACCTGAAGAACTTCGGCGTGCTCTATCCCGACGGCGCCTCGCCGCGCTTCGCGCCGGCCTACGACATCGTGGCCTATGCGGCGCTGCAGGGCGTCGAGGGCCATGCGCTGCCGCTGCTGCCAGCCACAGGCAGTTCAGCGCCTCGGCGCAGCGGACTGTTCAGCCCCGCCAACGTGCGCGCCTTCTGCTTCTCGGCCGGCCTGCACGAGCCGCAGGTGCGACGCGTGGTCAGCGACACCGCGCGCCGCGCGCGCGAGCAGTGGCCCGCGATGATCGACGGCGCCACGCTGCCCGCGCCGTGGAAGGCACGGCTGCAGCAGCGCCTGCAATCCCACCCCCTGCTGCAGGGAATGGCCCGGCGCGGCCAGTAG
- a CDS encoding mobilization protein produces MSSINFIGGEKGGVGKSVTARVLAQYFIDHSRPFTGFDTDRSHSSFTRFYEGFASPVVVDSFEGLDTVVNGFETHPQQSVIVDLAAQTLAPLARWIKESDLFDVFAEIGVTVNFWHVLDDGKDSSDLLGTLVDTFGSRPNYIVVQNYGRGSDFGTLLGSQSMSKATANGARVIALPRLHEASMRKIDAQSTSFWKAVNDREGPHALGLLERQRVKSWLATAYAAFDTLPL; encoded by the coding sequence ATGAGCTCCATCAATTTCATCGGCGGCGAAAAAGGCGGGGTCGGCAAGTCGGTCACGGCACGGGTCCTGGCCCAGTACTTCATCGACCACAGCCGCCCCTTCACGGGCTTCGACACCGACCGCTCGCACAGCTCGTTCACCCGCTTCTACGAAGGCTTCGCCTCGCCCGTGGTGGTCGACAGCTTCGAAGGGCTCGACACCGTGGTCAACGGCTTCGAGACCCATCCGCAGCAGAGCGTGATCGTCGACCTCGCGGCGCAGACGCTGGCGCCGCTGGCGCGCTGGATCAAGGAATCCGACCTGTTCGACGTCTTCGCCGAGATCGGCGTGACCGTCAATTTCTGGCACGTGCTCGACGACGGCAAGGACTCCTCGGACCTGCTCGGCACGCTGGTCGACACCTTCGGCAGCCGGCCCAACTACATCGTGGTGCAGAACTACGGCCGCGGCAGCGACTTCGGCACCCTGCTCGGTTCGCAGTCGATGTCCAAAGCCACCGCGAACGGCGCGCGCGTGATCGCGCTGCCGCGCCTGCACGAGGCCAGCATGCGCAAGATCGATGCGCAGAGCACCAGTTTCTGGAAGGCCGTGAACGACCGCGAAGGCCCGCACGCGCTGGGCCTGCTCGAACGCCAGCGCGTGAAGTCGTGGCTCGCGACCGCCTACGCGGCCTTCGACACGCTGCCGCTCTGA
- the fabG gene encoding 3-oxoacyl-ACP reductase FabG yields the protein MSLQGKRALITGASGALGAAMAERFARDGATVLLHANSRPEAVEQLAAKIVAAGGKAECHVFDLRSDEACAAACARMLEPGPVQVIVNNAGVHDDAVLPGMRAEQWHKVIDISLNGFFRVTQPLLLPMMRTRWGRVLNISSVAALVGNKGQVNYAAAKGALNSATKALSLEVASRGVTVNAIAPGIIASPMADAVFDPALIQQMVPAKRAGKPEEVAALAAFLASDEAAYITGQVISVNGGMI from the coding sequence ATGAGCCTCCAAGGAAAACGCGCCCTGATCACGGGCGCCAGCGGCGCGCTCGGCGCCGCCATGGCCGAGCGCTTCGCGCGCGACGGCGCGACCGTGCTGCTGCATGCGAACTCGCGCCCCGAAGCGGTCGAGCAGCTGGCCGCGAAGATCGTCGCGGCCGGCGGCAAGGCCGAATGCCATGTCTTCGACCTGCGCAGCGACGAGGCCTGCGCCGCCGCCTGCGCGCGCATGCTCGAGCCGGGGCCGGTGCAGGTGATCGTCAACAACGCGGGCGTGCACGACGACGCGGTGCTGCCGGGCATGCGCGCCGAGCAGTGGCACAAGGTGATCGACATCTCGCTCAACGGCTTCTTCCGCGTGACCCAGCCGCTCTTGCTGCCGATGATGCGCACCCGCTGGGGGCGCGTGCTCAACATCTCGTCGGTGGCGGCGCTGGTGGGCAACAAGGGCCAGGTGAACTACGCCGCGGCCAAGGGCGCGCTCAACAGCGCGACCAAGGCGCTGTCGCTCGAGGTGGCCTCGCGCGGCGTGACGGTGAATGCGATCGCGCCCGGGATCATCGCCTCGCCGATGGCCGACGCGGTGTTCGACCCGGCGCTGATCCAGCAGATGGTGCCCGCCAAGCGCGCCGGCAAGCCCGAGGAAGTGGCGGCCCTGGCCGCCTTCCTCGCGAGCGACGAGGCGGCCTACATCACCGGGCAGGTGATTTCGGTCAACGGCGGTATGATCTAG